A region of Anoplopoma fimbria isolate UVic2021 breed Golden Eagle Sablefish chromosome 24, Afim_UVic_2022, whole genome shotgun sequence DNA encodes the following proteins:
- the LOC129113530 gene encoding histone H3.3A-like produces the protein MARTKQTARKSTGGKAPRKQLATKAARKSAPSTGGVKKPHRYRPGTVALREIRRYQKSTELLIRKLPFQRLVREIAQDFKTDLRFQSAAIGALCEASEAYLVGLFEDTNLCAIHAKRVTIMPKDIQLARRIRGERA, from the exons ATGGCTCGTACCAAGCAGACCGCTCGTAAGTCCACAGGAGGAAAGGCTCCTCGCAAGCAGCTGGCCACCAAGGCTGCCCGCAAGAGTGCCCCCTCTACTGGTGGGGTCAAGAAGCCCCATCGTTACAG gCCCGGTACCGTGGCTCTGAGAGAGATCCGTCGGTACCAGAAGTCCACAGAGCTGCTGATCCGCAAGCTGCCCTTCCAGCGCCTGGTGAGGGAGATCGCTCAGGACTTCAAGACTGACCTGCGTTTCCAGAGCGCCGCCATTggagccctgtgt GAGGCCAGCGAGGCGTACCTGGTGGGTCTGTTCGAGGACACCAACCTGTGTGCCATCCATGCCAAGCGTGTCACCATCATGCCCAAAGACATCCAGCTGGCACGCCGCATCCGCGGAGAGCGCGCTTAG
- the arhgap32b gene encoding rho GTPase-activating protein 32 isoform X3: MKSRPTKQKLKQRGILRERVFGCDLGEHLLNSGHDVPQVLKSCTEFIEKHGVVDGIYRLSGIASNIQKLRHEFDSEQIPDLTKDVYIQDIHCVGSLCKLYFRELPNPLLTYQLYEKFSDAVSAATDEERLIKIHDVIQQLPPPHYRTLEFLMRHLSRLAAFSYITNMHSKNIAIVWAPNLLRSKQIESACFSGTAAFMEVRIQSVVVEFILNHVDVLFSTKLSSLIREGAGHNSLSRPKSLLVSSPSTKLLTLEEAQARTQAQINSPVTEDSKYIEVGEGPAALQGKFHTVIEFPTERKRPPIKSKKSPVGSWRSFFNLGKSSSMSKRKLHRNPSEPNELKAMALAGGRGDNATLRSAKSEESLSSLHNVEGESKVYRPRRPRSSSDALSASFNGELLDSRQHCNSYDNLGAAEESDGDDGPICVPALISPPRSAGEDVDLSPPDIGMASLDFDPMSFQCSVPDTSYAFPLDDSPAGAEGSTLKRSPANVCGKTNGSDFISASFLGSLMSPLSSADFSLAAGEKVANKKLTTSYSYTDKPTQAVSPIKCGKTTSLTPFATSELFSPEMPNKNTAGQFISPQRLPPPSAVKDSPPLMGSVLLRAAEPSLSEAFQMELHSKLVAFDSVDSRELKGEDGVQQAPAASSQEHQGVVAPDSSKDLSPRSLSSTVPTAAPPPPPPPKNAARMLALALAESAQQASIQSQSRSSEPSTPASPLQPQEASDPQDSKLPMFPHFQTISSEEGAGRGSSPPPSSTAPAVTQASSHPSASSPIIPIKQQPLEVTSTTTKPSDSTKSSTTPPGTLPGTDSSPPDTPLYKCAPLPSSTSLTSPIRKSPERQQPVAGLVPVHTSSSSTTPATLPSGSCTEPGVLPELVPEVKPEETAPPPVLPKPSEKPPQKPKRQAVSLPHHQTQTQQQSQAQIQTPLSPQHQIQTQVQPHTQPQLPSKASARVAPTSAEPVEKPWEAIKPVQPCTEPAKHHDAYVPKPPAPPVRTLESKLATAALTACQSEASYHVLGEGPVPGHPEDALPHHPPSPRKSSTHQPAYLYHAKGEPVLIEPPGAAYYHQRPVQLGPQSVPHHFRPDSVPPHLSYVSKSEPQIPYSARLENKYSTLGPRSYHHSMKSRGNPRGVYVSPGPGHQGYSHDRNQGYPTIRRVHSLHVPSTIRSVPIQRTEVPPDDELFFYHRPVYQCKAYQQPPQQSSQADYHVTQLQPYFENGRVQYRYSPYSGSSPLEAPFYDIDPYGTIRVRHVHSHGGRDPGAAAGRPGGKATGYHYLARHVLPPGKEHSFVSRDMPPGHGTKEAAAYLAWDPEESERLRMHSIRRESRARQKIKGPVLSQYDNVGLFAPADISGYETLHLRSKSDPGKAVLVAAESKDGRYLPRHMVSDPDVLMYMETDKHVQGGEKSDGLAKQSGSKKCQSSHSLPATLSHSLSHQQESSRHEAKYETGDDGSRSHWQHDYPSKRSFQPRYDCPDSDHLQSKGKTPTGYHSTDDQPSGPREAVGRSKLERSHSVREQQHYSQGNPEPDRDYSYQKHGTKPVLSHYDNLDDYHPVPQPQAPVQKRGGPGSYPGPGFTVSHSNRAYSTALGQGAFIQTDLLMQRPETEIRTE, translated from the exons ATGAAGTCCCGGCCCACCAAGCAGAAGCTGAAGCAGAGAGGCATCCTCCGGGAGAGGGTGTTCGGCTGCGACCTGGGAGAGCACCTCCTCAACTCGGGCCATGATG TGCCCCAGGTCCTCAAGAGCTGCACCGAGTTCATCGAGAAGCACGGCGTGGTGGACGGCATCTACCGCCTCTCTGGAATCGCCTCCAACATCCAGAAGCTGCG GCACGAGTTTGACTCTGAGCAGATTCCCGACCTGACCAAAGATGTTTACATCCAGGACATCCACTGTGTCGGCTCGCTGTGCAAGCTCTACTTCAGAGAGCTGCCCAACCCCCTGCTCACCTACCAGCTCTACGAGAAATTCTCC GATGCTGTATCAGCGGCGACGGACGAAGAGCGACTCATCAAAATCCATGATGTCATCCAGCAGCTTCCTCCACCGCATTACCG GACCCTGGAGTTCCTCATGAGGCACCTTTCCCGCCTGGCAGCGTTCAGCTACATCACCAACATGCACAGCAAGAACATAGCCATCGTCTGGGCACCCAACCTGCTCAG ATCCAAACAGATCGAGTCTGCGTGCTTCAGCGGCACAGCGGCCTTCATGGAAGTCCGAATCCAGTCGGTGGTGGTTGAGTTCATCCTCAACCACGTGGATGTTCTCTTCAGCACCAAACTCAGCTCACTAATCAGAGAGGGAGCAG GTCACAACTCGTTGTCGCGGCCCAAATCCCTGCTGGTTTCATCACCCTCCACTAAACTTCTGACTCTGGAGGAGGCCCAGGCCAGGACCCAGGCTCAGATCAACTCTCCGGTCACTGAAGACAGCAAGTACATCGAGGTGGGCGAAGGTCCGGCTGCCCTGCAGGGAAAGTTCCACACTGTCATCGAGTTTCCAACTGAGAG GAAGAGGCCTCCTATTAAATCCAAGAAGTCTCCTGTGGGTAGTTGGCGTTCTTTCTTCAACCTCGGCAAGTCTTCCTCCATGTCCAAGCGCAAGCTGCACCGCAATCCCAGTGAACCCAATGAACTGAAGGCCATGGCTCTTGCTG gaggcagaggagacaaTGCAACTTTGAGGTCAGCCAAAAGTGAAGAGTCGCTGAGTTCCCTGCACAATGTTGAAG GAGAGTCCAAGGTGTACCGTCCTCGGCGGCCGCGCTCCAGCAGTGATGCCCTGTCGGCCTCCTTCAATGGCGAGCTGCTGGACAGCCGGCAGCACTGCAACTCCTACGACAACCTGGGCGCCGCAGAGGAAAGCGACGGAGACGACGGCCCTATCTGTGTGCCCGCCCTCATCTCGCCTCCCCGCTCAGCGGGTGAGGACGTGGACCTCAGCCCGCCGGACATCGGCATGGCCTCCTTGGACTTTGACCCCATGTCTTTCCAGTGCAGTGTCCCCGACACCTCTTACGCCTTCCCCCTAGACGACTCGCCTGCTGGGGCGGAGGGCTCCACGTTAAAGAGGAGTCCCGCCAACGTCTGTGGAAAGACTAACGGCTCTGACTTCATCTCCGCCAGCTTCCTGGGCAGCTTGATGTCCCCTTTGTCGTCCGCAGACTTCAGCCTGGCTGCTGGAGAGAAGGTGGCAAACAAGAAACTGACCACTTCCTATTCTTACACCGATAAACCCACACAGGCTGTGTCGCCTATCAAATGTGGAAAGACCACTAGTTTGACGCCGTTTGCCACTTCGGAGCttttctctccagagatgcCTAACAAGAATACAGCTGGACAGTTCATCTCTCCACAGCGGTTACCTCCTCCCTCCGCAGTCAAAGACTCTCCTCCCCTGATGGGCAGTGTGCTGCTGAGGGCGGCCGAGCCGTCGCTAAGCGAAGCTTTCCAAATGGAACTGCACTCAAAGCTGGTGGCCTTTGACAGCGTGGACAGTCGAGAGCTGAAGGGAGAGGACGGCGTGCAGCAGGCGCCGGCTGCCAGCAGCCAAGAGCACCAAG GAGTCGTAGCTCCGGACTCTTCAAAGGACCTCTCCCCTCGTTCCCTCAGCTCTACAGTCCCCACtgctgcccctcctcctcctccccctcctaaAAATGCTGCCCGCATgttggccctggccctggccgaGTCCGCCCAGCAAGCCTCCATTCAGTCTCAATCGCGGTCCTCTGAGCCCTCCACGCCGGCCTCCCCTCTGCAGCCCCAGGAGGCCTCTGACCCCCAGGACTCGAAACTTCCAATGTTCCCACATTTCCAGACTATTTCTTCTGAGGAGGGAGCAGGGAGAGGGAGTTCTCCGCCACCGAGCAGCACTGCTCCGGCTGTCACCCAAGCCTCATCTCATCCCTCCGCCTCCAGTCCTATCATTCCAATCAAACAGCAGCCTCTTGAGGTGACCAGCACGACTACCAAGCCATCGGACAGCACCAAGTCCTCTACAACCCCACCTGGAACGCTGCCAGGAACAGACTCCAGCCCACCGGACACTCCTCTTTACAAGTGTGCCCCACTCCCCAGTTCAACCAGCCTGACTTCTCCCATCAGGAAAAGTCCAGAGCGGCAGCAGCCTGTCGCAGGACTGGTCCCAGTCCATACCAGCTCATCTAGTACCACTCCAGCCACCTTACCCAGTGGCAGCTGTACAGAGCCTGGAGTCTTGCCAGAGCTCGTTCCTGAG GTCAAACCAGAGGAGACTGCACCCCCCCCAGTCCTTCCAAAACCCTCAGAAAAGCCACCTCAGAAGCCGAAGAGGCAGGCCGTCTCACTGCCCCATCATCAAACACAGACTCAGCAGCAGAGCCAAGCTCAGATACAGACTCCTCTTTCACCACAGCATCAAATTCAGACACAGGTCCAGCCCCATACCCAGCCTCAGCTCCCCTCCAAGGCCAGCGCGAGAGTGGCCCCCACCTCTGCTGAGCCTGTGGAGAAGCCTTGGGAGGCCATAAAGCCGGTACAGCCCTGTACGGAGCCTGCAAAGCACCACGACGCGTACGTGCCCAAACCTCCGGCCCCTCCTGTCCGCACGTTAGAGAGCAAACTGGCCACAGCAGCTCTCACCGCTTGCCAAAGTGAAGCCTCCTACCATGTCCTGGGTGAGGGCCCTGTGCCTGGCCATCCAGAGGACGCTCTGCCTCACCATCCTCCTTCTCCTCGTAAATCGTCCACGCACCAGCCGGCTTACCTGTACCACGCTAAAGGAGAGCCTGTCTTAATTGAGCCGCCTGGAGCTGCATACTACCACCAGAGGCCGGTTCAGCTAGGCCCACAGTCCGTGCCGCACCACTTCCGGCCAGACAGCGTCCCCCCACACCTGTCCTACGTGTCCAAATCAGAGCCTCAGATCCCTTACAGTGCCCGACTGGAAAACAAATACAGCACTTTAGGCCCCAGGTCCTACCACCACTCCATGAAGTCTAGAGGAAACCCCCGCGGCGTGTACGTGTCTCCGGGGCCGGGGCATCAGGGTTACAGCCATGACAGAAACCAAGGCTATCCCACCATCCGCAGAGTGCACTCACTCCACGTTCCTTCGACTATCCGCTCAGTGCCCATCCAGAGGACCGAAGTTCCTCCAGATGACGAACTGTTCTTCTACCATCGGCCCGTGTATCAGTGCAAAGCGTACCAGCAGCCCCCCCAGCAGTCCTCACAAGCTGACTACCACGTCACCCAGCTGCAGCCTTACTTTGAGAACGGACGGGTTCAGTATCGATACAGCCCATACTCTGGTTCAAGCCCTTTGGAGGCGCCTTTCTATGACATTGACCCTTACGGCACCATCCGGGTTCGGCACGTCCACTCACATGGCGGCCGAGATCCGGGAGCCGCCGCCGGCCGACCGGGTGGAAAGGCGACTGGGTACCATTACCTCGCTCGCCATGTTCTCCCCCCTGGGAAGGAGCACAGCTTTGTTAGCAGGGACATGCCCCCCGGTCACGGGACCAAAGAGGCCGCTGCTTATCTGGCTTGGGACCCCGAGGAGTCAGAAAGGCTCCGCATGCACTCCATCCGCAGGGAGAGCAGGGCCCGACAGAAGATCAAAGGCCCCGTCCTCTCTCAGTATGACAACGTTGGCTTGTTTGCACCGGCCGATATATCGGGCTATGAAACCCTGCACCTGCGCAGTAAATCTGACCCAGGGAAAGCTGTGCTGGTTGCAGCCGAGAGCAAAGACGGGCGATACCTCCCCAGACACATGGTGTCCGACCCTGACGTCCTCATGTACATGGAGACCGACAAGCACGTCCAGGGCGGAGAGAAGTCCGACGGGCTGGCCAAGCAAAGCGGTTCCAAGAAATGCCAATCCTCTCACTCCCTTCCAGCTACTCTGAGCCACAGTCTGTCCCATCAGCAGGAGAGCAGCCGACACGAGGCCAAGTACGAGACCGGAGACGACGGCAGCCGGTCTCACTGGCAGCATGACTATCCCAGCAAGAGGAGCTTCCAACCACGCTATGACTGTCCTGATTCTGACCACCTCCAGAGCAAAGGGAAAACACCCACCGGCTACCACAGTACAGACGACCAGCCATCGGGCCCCAGGGAAGCAGTCGGCCGCTCCAAACTTGAGCGATCGCACAGCGTCCGGGAGCAGCAGCACTACAGCCAGGGCAACCCGGAGCCGGACAGAGACTACTCGTATCAGAAACACGGCACTAAACCGGTGCTGTCCCACTACGACAACTTGGACGATTACCACCCAGTACCTCAGCCTCAGGCCCCCGTTCAAAAACGTGGAGGACCCGGCTCCTATCCCGGCCCGGGGTTCACAGTGAGCCACAGTAACAGAGCGTACTCCACAGCACTGGGCCAGGGAGCCTTTATCCAGACTGATCTGCTCATGCAGAGGCCAGAGACAGAGATACGTACAGAATGA